The Helicobacter ibis DNA segment ACTACTTTACAATGGAAAGACAACTCACAAAAAATCTATGAAGAAAAATTAAACAATCCATTTATGTCTTATTCATTTGATACAAAATATCCAACACAAATGTCACAAAAACCAGAACTAGATAGCTCAAGAATTAGGGATATAAAGTTTTTTAAAAAAATATATGGCACTTCAAAGCAAAGCGTTGAAAATAATTTAGAAAAAATAAAATGGATAGATGAATCTTATGTGCTTTTTAATACCAAAAACAATGCAAGTGAAGCACTAAAGAGAGTGATACACAATTTAAAAACTCTAAAAGAAGAAAATAAAAAATATCTAACAAACATAGGTGGAACTTATAAATGGAGAAATATTGCAGATTCAAACAACCTAAGTCCTCATAGCTTTGGGATTGCAATTGATATAAATGT contains these protein-coding regions:
- a CDS encoding M15 family metallopeptidase; protein product: MFYRIFFVLLLCHVANAQIAQNCLKESYDDILHIDDLTITFRDSTTLQWKDNSQKIYEEKLNNPFMSYSFDTKYPTQMSQKPELDSSRIRDIKFFKKIYGTSKQSVENNLEKIKWIDESYVLFNTKNNASEALKRVIHNLKTLKEENKKYLTNIGGTYKWRNIADSNNLSPHSFGIAIDINVKYSRYWLWDIQTNNNKKIEQIPAQIVEIFENEGFIWGGKWWHYDTMHFEYRPEILCFSRHDDR